In one Acidimicrobiales bacterium genomic region, the following are encoded:
- a CDS encoding cyclase family protein, with protein MALPEHLQQLAAKVSNWGRWGPDDRRGTLNLIDDAAVRRGLAAARTGTALSLAIPFDEDGPQTGGIPGRDNPHRTMLTVNQSMTGDPTDFCTSDDAVTMGVQAATHWDALAHVGYDGKLYNGVDAVTNDEAGAHELGIEHVGPVTTRGVLVDIARLKGVDHFDDGYPITGEDLDAATAAAGIEVLAGDALLVRTGQMHFLPDRRARYSHPSPGLSAHSIEWLHDHDVAAVATDTLVFEVFPCEDPKALLPVHMIHLRDMGLLQGQNWFLDELADACAADGRYDCLLVASPLPMTRSVGGPVAPVAIR; from the coding sequence ATGGCACTGCCGGAGCACCTCCAACAGCTCGCCGCGAAGGTGTCGAACTGGGGACGCTGGGGACCTGACGACCGCCGCGGCACCTTGAACCTGATCGACGACGCGGCCGTCCGCCGTGGCCTCGCGGCCGCCCGCACCGGCACGGCGTTGTCGCTCGCCATCCCCTTCGACGAGGACGGCCCGCAGACCGGCGGGATCCCCGGACGTGACAACCCCCACCGCACGATGCTGACGGTCAACCAGTCCATGACCGGCGACCCGACGGACTTCTGCACGTCCGACGACGCCGTCACCATGGGCGTGCAAGCCGCGACCCATTGGGACGCGCTGGCCCATGTCGGCTACGACGGCAAGCTCTACAACGGCGTGGACGCCGTCACCAACGACGAGGCGGGCGCCCACGAGCTCGGCATCGAGCACGTCGGCCCGGTCACGACCCGCGGCGTGCTGGTCGACATCGCCCGCCTGAAAGGCGTCGATCATTTCGACGACGGCTACCCGATCACCGGCGAGGACCTCGATGCGGCCACCGCCGCCGCAGGCATCGAGGTCCTGGCAGGCGACGCACTGCTGGTGCGCACCGGGCAGATGCACTTCCTCCCCGACCGCCGCGCGCGCTACAGCCATCCTTCTCCGGGCCTGTCGGCACACTCCATCGAGTGGCTCCACGACCACGACGTGGCGGCGGTGGCCACCGACACCTTGGTGTTCGAGGTCTTCCCGTGCGAGGACCCGAAGGCGCTGTTGCCCGTGCACATGATCCACTTGCGCGACATGGGGCTGTTACAAGGCCAGAACTGGTTCCTCGACGAGCTGGCCGACGCCTGCGCCGCGGACGGCCGCTACGACTGCCTGCTCGTGGCCAGTCCCCTGCCGATGACCCGGTCGGTCGGGGGCCCCGTGGCGCCGGTGGCGATCCGATGA
- a CDS encoding ribonuclease HII, with product MRQLRKALQGKGPTLSVERELWGAGAEYVVGVDEVGRGAWAGPLTIGAAVLPSDRRVYKVRDSKVLTEAEREAMFDRLVPWCVAWSVGHVSPAECDRLGMAEAQRVAARRAIDGLGVVPDQVLVDGNWDFVGTGNVRRIVKGDATCLSIATASILAKVTRDRIMRAEAEHHPGYEFDSNKGYPCPRHKMALQWMGPSSIHRRRWVFMDHTAWSGHWRPPEWRGEDDPPPFAEWQPVVPDPQHRLFDP from the coding sequence GTGCGTCAGCTCCGGAAGGCCTTGCAGGGCAAGGGCCCCACGCTCTCGGTCGAGCGGGAGCTGTGGGGCGCGGGCGCGGAGTACGTGGTCGGGGTCGACGAAGTGGGCCGCGGTGCATGGGCCGGGCCGCTCACGATCGGTGCCGCGGTGTTGCCGTCGGACCGCAGGGTCTACAAGGTGCGCGACTCCAAAGTCCTGACCGAGGCGGAGCGCGAAGCGATGTTCGACCGCCTCGTGCCATGGTGTGTGGCGTGGTCGGTCGGCCACGTCAGCCCGGCGGAATGCGACCGGCTCGGGATGGCCGAGGCCCAACGAGTGGCGGCGCGGCGGGCGATCGACGGTCTCGGTGTCGTGCCCGACCAGGTGCTGGTCGACGGCAACTGGGACTTCGTGGGCACCGGTAACGTCCGCCGCATCGTCAAAGGGGACGCGACCTGCTTGTCGATCGCCACCGCGTCGATCCTCGCCAAAGTCACCCGCGACCGGATCATGCGCGCCGAAGCCGAGCACCACCCCGGCTACGAGTTCGACAGCAACAAGGGCTATCCGTGCCCGCGCCACAAGATGGCGTTGCAGTGGATGGGTCCGTCGTCGATCCATCGACGCCGCTGGGTGTTCATGGATCACACCGCGTGGTCCGGTCACTGGCGCCCACCGGAGTGGCGCGGGGAGGACGATCCACCCCCGTTCGCCGAGTGGCAGCCCGTCGTCCCGGACCCCCAACACCGCCTCTTCGATCCCTGA
- a CDS encoding CoA transferase, with product MSSAPLDGYRVVDLTSNMAGPFGTQILGDQGADVIKVEPLVGDITRHTGTEANGMSAYFANLNRSKRSVAVDLRRDEGRAVVRDLIATADVFVHSMRLDAAARAGLDAETVRRDRPELVHVAIAGFGTHGPLAGLPVYDHVVQALSGMASIQAERDGSPRLTRHGLVDKATGHVLAESVCAALLRRHRTGEGASLSISMLEVALAFLWPDGMMTESVLAPTVGRPAVAGSFRATPTGDGHLVFVAMTDAQWAGVAAAVVDMGEPAVEGESRVDLLRRLRTCLRATTTAAAVDLLTRHEVPCAPVLGLDEVADHPQVVANGSAPVLDHPVMGPLRQVVPVPSWPGVEVGALRPAPSVGEHTREVLTSIGYDPARLDQLTADGVIG from the coding sequence GTGAGCTCCGCACCTCTCGACGGCTACCGGGTGGTCGACCTGACGTCGAACATGGCGGGACCGTTCGGCACCCAGATCCTCGGCGACCAGGGCGCCGACGTGATCAAGGTCGAGCCGCTCGTGGGCGACATCACCCGCCACACCGGCACCGAAGCCAACGGCATGTCGGCCTACTTCGCAAACCTCAATCGCTCGAAACGGTCGGTGGCGGTCGACCTTCGACGCGACGAGGGACGGGCCGTCGTGCGCGACCTCATCGCCACAGCCGACGTCTTCGTGCACAGCATGCGCCTCGATGCGGCGGCCCGGGCAGGCCTCGATGCCGAGACCGTCCGCCGGGACCGCCCCGAGCTCGTCCACGTTGCCATCGCCGGGTTCGGCACGCACGGCCCGCTCGCGGGCCTGCCCGTCTACGACCACGTGGTCCAGGCGCTGTCGGGCATGGCGTCGATCCAGGCCGAGCGCGACGGCTCGCCGCGCCTCACTCGCCACGGCCTGGTCGACAAGGCCACCGGCCACGTGCTGGCCGAGTCGGTGTGCGCGGCCCTGCTGCGGCGGCACCGGACGGGCGAGGGTGCGTCGCTGTCGATCAGCATGCTCGAAGTCGCGCTGGCCTTCCTGTGGCCCGACGGGATGATGACCGAGTCGGTGCTGGCGCCCACCGTCGGGCGACCGGCCGTCGCCGGCTCGTTTCGCGCCACCCCCACCGGCGACGGCCATCTCGTGTTCGTCGCCATGACCGATGCGCAGTGGGCCGGTGTCGCGGCGGCGGTGGTCGACATGGGGGAGCCGGCCGTCGAAGGCGAGTCGCGGGTCGACCTGCTCCGCCGCCTCCGCACCTGCCTCCGCGCGACGACCACCGCTGCGGCCGTCGACCTCCTCACCCGCCACGAAGTGCCGTGCGCGCCGGTGCTCGGGTTGGACGAAGTCGCCGACCACCCCCAAGTCGTGGCGAACGGATCGGCACCCGTGCTCGACCATCCGGTGATGGGCCCGCTCCGCCAGGTGGTGCCGGTGCCGTCGTGGCCCGGCGTCGAGGTCGGCGCGCTGCGGCCGGCGCCATCGGTGGGCGAGCACACCCGCGAGGTGCTGACGTCGATCGGCTACGACCCGGCGCGCCTCGACCAACTCACCGCGGACGGCGTCATCGGCTGA
- a CDS encoding acyl-CoA dehydrogenase family protein, translating to MAEPTISLDDFLAEAATFLDGHAQLRQADKRFKWGEGEEELGMFEETDRETEKADIAKAKEWRATRYDAGFGWVAGPTELGGRGLPAAYARAYDQLEARYATPDAGFFGIGLGMVAPTILAHAQPHVKERYLAKMYRGDLIGCQLFSEPGAGSDLAGLTMRADRDGDEWIVNGQKVWTSGAHYSDIGEVICRTDWDLPKHQGLTGFVVDMKAPGLEVRPLRQMTGGAAFNEVFFNDVRIPDDHRLGDVNQGWAVALTTLMNERASIGAGSGSGSGMANGVRFMETMRHFDLADDPVLRDEFAKVYIGYQVAKFTNQRAVDKIRAGQAPGPEMSITKMALCNNMRATTQFISHVLGPRLVADTGEWGTFSWSQFVLSEPAMHIAGGSDEVLRNIVGERVLGLPKEPGIDTTSPFRELRTN from the coding sequence TCGGCATGTTCGAGGAGACCGACCGCGAGACCGAAAAGGCCGACATCGCCAAGGCCAAGGAGTGGCGCGCCACGCGCTACGACGCCGGCTTCGGCTGGGTGGCCGGGCCGACCGAGCTCGGAGGCCGGGGCCTCCCCGCGGCATATGCGCGTGCCTACGACCAACTCGAGGCCCGCTACGCCACGCCGGACGCCGGCTTCTTCGGGATCGGCCTCGGGATGGTCGCGCCGACGATCCTGGCCCACGCCCAACCGCACGTGAAGGAGCGGTACCTGGCGAAGATGTACCGAGGCGACCTGATCGGATGCCAACTCTTCAGCGAGCCCGGTGCCGGCAGCGATCTCGCCGGCCTCACCATGCGGGCCGACCGCGACGGCGACGAGTGGATCGTCAACGGCCAGAAGGTCTGGACGTCCGGCGCGCACTACAGCGACATCGGTGAGGTCATCTGCCGCACCGACTGGGATCTCCCCAAGCACCAGGGCCTCACCGGGTTCGTCGTCGACATGAAGGCGCCCGGGCTCGAAGTCCGGCCGTTGCGCCAGATGACCGGGGGCGCGGCGTTCAACGAGGTGTTCTTCAACGACGTCCGCATCCCCGACGACCACCGCCTCGGCGACGTGAACCAGGGGTGGGCGGTGGCGCTCACCACGCTCATGAACGAGCGGGCGTCGATCGGCGCCGGCTCCGGGTCGGGATCAGGGATGGCGAACGGCGTGCGGTTCATGGAGACCATGCGCCACTTCGACCTCGCCGACGACCCGGTGCTGCGCGACGAGTTCGCCAAGGTCTACATCGGCTACCAGGTCGCCAAGTTCACCAACCAGCGTGCGGTCGACAAGATCCGCGCCGGCCAGGCACCGGGCCCGGAGATGTCGATCACCAAGATGGCCCTGTGCAACAACATGCGGGCCACCACGCAGTTCATCTCCCACGTGCTCGGTCCGCGCCTGGTGGCGGACACCGGCGAGTGGGGGACGTTCTCGTGGAGCCAGTTCGTGCTCAGCGAGCCCGCCATGCACATCGCCGGCGGGTCCGACGAGGTACTGCGCAACATCGTCGGCGAGCGCGTGCTCGGCCTCCCGAAGGAGCCCGGCATCGACACCACCAGCCCCTTCCGCGAGCTCCGCACCAACTGA
- a CDS encoding OsmC family protein, with the protein MSGTVHLYRSGLEWAGSTGVGYEGYHRVHRWWVELVDGTRVEPGAEMSNDPAFLGDARFVNPEQLVVAAASSCQLFSFLAVAARARIDVVAYADDAVGMMPEDDPPLRLTAIGLRPRITINTDHPGPTPSDDRLLHLCEVAHRECFIASSLHTGVTVEPTFFRR; encoded by the coding sequence ATGAGCGGCACCGTGCACCTCTACCGGAGCGGGCTCGAGTGGGCCGGGTCGACCGGCGTCGGCTACGAGGGCTACCACCGGGTCCACCGCTGGTGGGTCGAGCTGGTCGACGGCACGCGGGTCGAGCCCGGCGCGGAGATGTCGAACGACCCCGCGTTCCTCGGTGACGCCCGGTTCGTGAACCCCGAGCAGCTCGTGGTGGCGGCGGCCTCGTCGTGCCAGCTGTTCAGCTTCCTGGCCGTCGCCGCGCGGGCCCGGATCGACGTCGTGGCCTACGCCGACGACGCCGTCGGCATGATGCCCGAAGACGACCCGCCGTTGCGCCTCACCGCCATCGGTTTGCGGCCCCGGATCACCATCAACACCGACCACCCCGGCCCGACGCCCAGCGACGACCGACTCCTGCACTTGTGCGAGGTGGCCCACCGCGAGTGCTTCATCGCGAGCTCCTTGCACACCGGCGTCACCGTGGAGCCGACCTTCTTTCGTCGGTGA